Genomic DNA from Pseudomonas helmanticensis:
CACGCCAATTGCCACAGGGCATGCAGTTCGGATTTCGGCACATCCGGCAGGACGATGTTCTGCTCGTGGGCAATACGAATCTCGCCGAAACCGAAACGCTGCGACCAGTCGGCCACCGCCAGCATCTGCGCACCGGTGACGTCCCCCGGCGGCGAAGCCATGCCCGGTTTGGTCGACAGCACCACACTGGTGTAACCCGCCACCTTGTGCGGCTGCACATTGCGCGCGACCCAACGCGCGAACGCCGGGCTCTCGGCCAGGCGCGTGCCGAAATCCAGATCGGTGTCGGCCAGCACGCGGTAAGTCGGCGGTACGAAGGCACTGGCTACCCGCTGGTATTCAGTCTCGGTCAACTGCGCCGGACCGTCCTTGAGGTGCTGCCATTCCTCTTCGACTTCCCTGGCGAACGCCTCGATGCCGAGTGCCTTGACCAGAATCTTGATTCGCGCCTTGTACTTGTTGTCGCGCCGACCATGGCGGTTGTACACGCGCAAAACGGCCTCGACGTACGACAGCAGATGCTGCCACGGCAAACCTTCGCGGATTTGCAAACCGAGGATCGGCGTACGCCCCAAACCACCGCCGACGATCACCCGCAGGAGCATTTGCCCGTCGCGAGCGGGGTAAAGATACAGGCCGATGTCGTGCATCATGATCGCCGCGCGATCCTGCTTCGCCGAGCAGATGGCGATCTTGAATTTACGCGGCAGAAACAGGAACTCCGGGTTGATCGTCGACCACTGCCGGAGGATCTCGGCCAGCGGTCGCGGGTCGATCAGCTCATCTGCCGCAACCCCGGCAAACGCTTCCGTGGTGATGTTGCGCACGCAGTTGCCGGAGGTCTGGATCGCGTGCATGTTGACCTGAGCAAGGCGTTCGAGGATGTCCGGCACCTCGGCCAGTTCGATCCAGTTGAACTGCATGTTCTGCCGCGTGGTGAAGTGGCCGTAACCGCGGTCGTAATCGCTGGCAATGCTCGCCAATGTGCGCATCTGCTCGGCGCTGAGTGTGCCGTAAGGAATCGCCACCCGCAGCATGTACGCGTGTTTTTGCAGGTACAGGCCGTTTTGCAGGCGCAGCGGCAGAAACTCCTCTTCGCTCAATTCCCCGGCCATGAAGCGCTCGACCTGATCGCGAAACTGCGCGACGCGCTCGAACACCAGCGCCCGGTCGTAATCATCGTATTGATACATGCACACCTCATCAGAATTGATCACGGATCAAAACTGTGGGAGCGAGCCTGCTCGCGAATGCGGAGTGTCAGGCAACGGATTTGTTGTCTGACACTCCGCATTCGCGAGCAGGCTCGCTCCCACAGAATTTTCCCAGACTATGGCCGAACGGCGCAGCACGTTACAGATTCACCTGAAGTCATAAAAACCATATCAGGCCGCGGCAGAACGCCGCAGCCAGCACTTCAATCTGATCCGCACAAATGAACAATTCCTGAGCCTGTTTTGTTTCCGGCGGGGTTTCTACAGTGCAGCTCATGCCAGACCGGGTGGCCTGGCAAGACTTTGCAACCGTGGATGAACTGACGATGAGCACAGCAACAATCGGACAGGCTTATAACTACAAGGTCGTCCGCCAATTCGTCATTGCGACGATTTTCTGGGGTGTGGTGGGCATGGCGATGGGCGTGTTGATCGCCTCGCAACTGGTGTGGCCGGAGATGAACCTGGACCTGCCATGGACCACTTTCGGCCGCTTGCGCCCTTTGCACACCAGCCTGGTGATTTTCGGCTTCGCCGGCAGCGCACAATTCGCTGCGAGTTACTACGCGGTGCAGCGCACCTGCCAGGTGCGGCTGTATTCGGACACCCTCGCCGCGTTCACCTTCTGGGGCTGGCAATCGGTGATCGTGATTATGCTGATCACCTTGCCGATGGGCTACACCACCACCAAGGAATACGCCGAGATCGAGTTCTCCGGCGCGGTGTGGATGGCCGTCGTTTGGGTCGCCTATGCCGTGGTGTTCTTCACCACCGTGGTGCAGCGCAAGACCAAACACATCTACGTCGGTAACTGGTTTTTCGGCGCGTTCATTCTGGTGATCGCCATGCTCCATGTGGTCAATCACCTGTCGATCCCGGTCGACTGGTTCAAGTCATATCCGGTGTATGCCGGCGCCACCGATGCGATGGTGCAGTGGTGGTATGGGCACAACGCGGTGGGCTTTTTCCTCACCACCGGGTTCCTCGGGATGATGTATTACTTCGTGCCGAAGCAGGTCAATCGGCCGGTGTATTCGTACCGGTTGTCGATCGTGCATTTCTGGGCGCTGATCACCCTGTACATCTGGGCCGGCCCGCACCATTTGCACTACACCGCGCTGCCGGACTGGGCGCAATCGCTGGGCATGGCCATGTCGCTGATCCTGCTGGCACCAAGCTGGGGCGGGATGATCAACGGCATGATGACCTTGTCCGGTGCCTGGCATAAGTTGCGCACTGACCCGATTTTGCGCTTCCTCGTGTTGTCGCTGGCGTTCTACGGCATGTCGACATTCGAAGGGCCGATGATGGCGATCAAGACCGTCAATGCCCTCTCCCACTACACCGACTGGACCATCGGCCACGTGCACGCCGGGGCCTTGGGCTGGGTGGCGATGATCACCTTCGGCGCGACCTATCACATGGTGCCGAAAGTCTTTGGCCGCGAGCAGATGTACAGCACGCCGCTGATCAACCTGCACTTCTGGCTGGCAACCATTGGCACCGTTTTGTACATTGCCTCGATGTGGGTCAACGGCATCACCCAGGGCCTGATGTGGCGGGCGATCAACGAAGACGGCACGCTGACCTATTCGTTTGTCGAAGCGCTGCAGGCCAGTCATCCGGGGTTCATCGTGCGCTTTGCCGGCGGGGTGTTCTTCCTCACCGGGATGTTGCTGATGGCTTACAACGTCTGGCGCACGGTGCGGGTTGCCGACGTGGCGCTGGCCCACCGTGAAGCGCAGATCGCCTGAGGCAGGGAGCCGGACGTGACGGATATTTTTTTCAATGTGCTGGGCGTGGTGTTTCTGTGGCTGGCGGTCGAGTACTGCTTGCGGCGCGAGACGGCGGACAGCCTCGATGAGGCGAGCATGGTGCCGTTTGCCGATGACCCGGAGGTGGCACGGCGGGTTGAGCTGGCCACGGGTAAACCGGTGAAAGCGGTGGCGCCGGAAGTGGCGAAGCCGGGCTGGATCAATCTGGAGATGTGAGGCGTGTCAGGTGGGCTGCCCTCACCCTAGCCCTCTCCCAGAGGGAGAGGGAACTGAGCGAGTTGATCATTCGAGTTACACCGACCTGAAATATCAAGTCGAACTCAGGTTTTGGCCATCCCCCAATCGGCTCCCTTTACCCCCTCTCCCCCTTGGGGGCGGTCCGACGTTTCGGGAGAGTTGGGGTGAGGGGGTAAGCTCTTGATCTTAACCGCGCTCGCGCGGAATCAAACTCTGCAACTGCTGCGCCAGAAAGTTCGCATCAAAGGCAAATGTATCCGGATCCTTCAGGCCATTGGTCTTGCGCCACTGCCACTCGCCATTTGGCAGGCCGACCAGTGAAATGCTGCCATAACGCGCCGCCGTCAGCCCCATCACCGCAAGCGAGATCTGCCCTGCACTGCCCATCACATCCGGCACGAACTCCACCGGTTTGCCGGCAATCACAATGCTCAGCTTTTCTGTTTTGAAGGTCGAAGTTTCCACCGGCGTACTCGGCCCGAACGCAACATACGCCTCGCGGCTCACCTCCAGCAGATTCGGTGCCTGCACCGGTTCCAGCCATTGCTGAATCTCCCCGAACAGCGCGGTAATCCGTGTGGCCCATGCCGCGGATTGCGTTTCGAACAGTTGCTTCTTGTGCGCTTCACTTTCGGCATAGTGACGAAGCATCTCGCCCAGTTGCTGTACGTCGTTCATTGCGGTGTTCCTCGTAAAGGACCTGCGAAGCGTAATAGTGGCAGATCCCGGTCACGGCGTACGTTTAAGCTGCGAATCGCGCTGAAGCAGCACACCTGAGTGAAAGATCGACGGTACAGTCAGTGGCCGCTGGCATCGCACCGCGAACAGAAGGAAACTGCGGGCAGAGCTGAACGTTCGACACCGACATTTGCCAGAGGAAATCCAATGCGCACCATCGGCCTTATCGGCGGCATGAGCTGGGAGTCCAGCGCCGAATATTATCGCCTGATCAACCAACAGGTCCGGGATCGTCTCGGCCCGCTGCGCTCAGCGCAGATGCTCATGTACAACGTCGACTTCGGCCCGGTCGAACAGGCTCAGCACGCCGGGCGTTGGGATGATGCGGCGGCGATTCTGGTGAAGGCCGCGCGCAGCCTTGAAGCCGGCGGTGCGGAGTGTGTGGTGCTGTGTACCAACACCATGCACAAGGTGGCGGAGCAGATTCAGGCGGCGATCAGTATCCCATTCCTGCACATTGCCGAACCGGCTGCACACGCCGCGCTGGCCATTGACGCGCGCACCGTAGGCCTGCTTGGCACGGCGTTCACCATGGAGCAGGATTTCCTCAAGCAACGCCTGATCGCTCAGGGTTTGACGGTACTGGTGCCGGACGAAGCCGAGCGCAAAGAGGTGCACCGGATCATCTACGACGAACTCTGTGTCGGTGTGATCAGTGAACCGTCGCGGCAAATCTATCAGCGGGTGATCGAATCGCTGACCGCGCGTGGCGCCCAGGCAATCATCCTCGGCTGCACCGAAATCGGCATGCTGATCAAACCTGAACACAGCGCCCTGCCCCTGCTCGACACCACCGAGCTGCATGCGCAGTCGGCGGTGGCGTTCGCGCTCGGCGACTGACTCAGGTTTTCGCACGAGTGCGCAGGCGGGCCATGCTCAGGGTGTCGACCCAGTGCCCGTCGCGCACGGCGTAGTCGCGGAACAGGCCTTCGGTTTCGAAGCCGAATTTCTGATAGAGACCGATCGCCGCTTCGTTATCGGCATAGACCGTGAGTTCGACACGGTGCAGATTCATCCAGTTGTCGGCGACGTCGAGGGCGGCGGCCAGCAACGTCGAACCGACACCCTTGCCCTGCCACGCCACCGCGACCGCCATGCCGAAACTGCCGGCGTGCGCCCGGCGCATCCGCGAGTGGGCTTCGAGGCCGAGATTGCCGATCACCACGCCCTGATGCAGCGCCACCAGTTTCACCGCGCGTTCATTGTCTGCCAGCAGGCGTTGCCGCCAGACCTCGGTGGACTGGAACGGCATCTGCAACACCTGCCGTGCCACGGCCGGATCGTTGTAGAGCGCGGTGATGCCCTCGATGTGCGATTCGTTGAAGCGTTCGAGGTGAATGGCGGGATTGTGCTCAGGCATGGCTGATCCTTCCTGGATCGATGTGTGACCGTCCACTCTAAACCGCCCACCTCAACACATACAAACGGTAGGAGCTGCCGCAGGCTGCGATCTTTTGATCTTGATCTTGATCTTGATTTTTAATTTTAGAAAAAACAGATCAAAAGATCGCAGCCTGCGGTAGCTCCTACAGGGGTGGTTATTCGAACCATTCGTGGCGTTCGTTGAAGGTGTGGTGGATGAGGTCCAGCAGGGTTTGCACTTCGGTGATCTCTTGCGATTCGGCATTCACCGCCAGCCAGGCCTGCAATTGCATCGGTTCAGCGAACAGCCCCGGCAGCGCGATCAGGCCCCGATCGAAGCGGCTCATGTAGGCCGGCAACAACCCGATGCAGGCGCTGCAGCGGATCATCTCCAGCATCAATTCGTAGGACTGCATCTGCACCACCCCGGCCAGACGCTGTTCGACCAGTTCATTCCACGGCCGGAAGCTGTCGATCTGCCGATCATGTTGCCATTGCACGAGCATGAAGTCAGCGAGGTCGTCGGGGGTGTCCGGGCGTGCGGTGACGCGGGAGTAGCGCTTGGCAATGTGAGGCAGGTAATCAAGCTTCGCCAGGCGTTGCGGTTTGCCAATGGCGAACGTCGGCCCGGGGTAAGGCGTATCGCCGTGGGCCAGCCACAGGACGATGTCGGCACTCACTGCACGCAGCGACAGTTCGCTGTCCAGCGCGATGATTTCCAGGCGCACGCTGGCGTTGCGGCGCAGCAGTGCGATGAGGTCGCGGCCGAGGATGTCGTGCAGGATCGACTCGGCGACGGCGAGGCGAATCAAGGGTTGTTCGATCACCGGCAGTTTGCGTTCGTTGGCCAGCGCGACGAGTTTGGCCTGCAGTTGTTGGCCTTCACGGGTAAGGCTCAAGGCGCTGCCTTGAAAGCTGAACAGTGAATGCTCGAGTTCCTGCTCAAGTTGCGCCAGCTGTTTGCGCAGCAGGGTCGAACGCACATTGAGGCTACGCGCCGCCTGCATGAAACAGCCACAGCGGGCGCTGACCAGAAAATACTGCGCAATATCGCCATCGATCGCGGCAGCCTGTATCAGCCAGGAATCGCCCTTGTCCTGCGCCCAGCGATACTCGGCGCTGCCCTGTCGTCCTGCGGGTTCGGTGAATGACATCGATGACTCCCTGTCGATCTTTGTATTTGTCGTTACGCAGCTCCCCTGTAGGAGTGAGCCTGCTCGCGATAGCGGTGGGTCAGGTAAGTCAATGTCAATTGACAGGCCGCTATCGCGAGCAGGCTCACTCCTACAGGGGGCAATGTGTGTCAGTTGCCGAGGACTTTGTTCAGTTCAGCACCATCAATGCTCAGCGTCGCGGTGTTGAGCATGCCGTCCAGGTAGGCCTGGGCGATTTGCTCCTGACGTTGCGCACGCAAGGCCTGGGTCAGTTGATCGCGCAGTTCATCGAGGGTCGCAGTGCGCGCCGGTTGTTGCTCGGTGAGTTTGATCACGTGGAAACCGGCAGCACTTTGCAGCGGATCGGAAACCGCACCGACCTTGAGTCGTGCCACGGCGCCACGCACTTCCGGCACCAATTGCTGCAAAGGTTGCAGCCCACTATCACCGCCGCGCTCAGCAGTGACGCGATCCTGCGAATATTGAGTCGCCAGTGCAGCAAATTCCACCGGCGTCGCCTGAGCTTTTTTGCTCAATTCGGCAGCCTGTTTGCGCACCGCTTCAACAGCCTGAGGATCACTCACGCCGAGGAAAATCTGACTGACCCGATACAGCGCCGGGGTCTGCCAGTTCGCTTTGCCGGCGTCATACGCCTGCTGCAACTCGGCGGCACTCGGATACTCCGCCGGCACCTCGCTGACCGAACGCAAATAATCGCGAAAGACGATCTGCTCGCTCGCGGCACGCGTTTGCCGCGCCACGTCCGGGCGCTGCGCCCAGCCTTGCGCATCGGCCTGCTCCAGCACCGCTTTCTCGGCCAGACGGGTACGGATCCAGCGCTCCAGCGCTTGGCGATTACCGCGCAATTGTTCGCGGGTCTCGGCTGGAACCGATGCGAGCAACGCCTGCAACTCCTCCGGCGTCACCTGCTGATTGCCCAACCGTGCCAGCGCCGGCCCGCCGGCAATCGCCGCCAGCGGCGACGATTGCTGGGCGGCGACCGGGTCATTGCCCGGTCGCACCACCAGCGCCACGGCCACCACCAACAGCGCCACCGCAGCGGCGCTGATCACCATGGCAGGCTTTTTCACAGCGCGACTTCCTCTTCTTCGGCCACCGCGACTTTCGCGGTTTGCGCTGCACCGGCCTGGGTGAAATCACGCAGATAAACGATGAATTCCTGCAACAGGCGATCCCACAATTCCAGATTGCCGCGCAGGTGATCGTTGCTCACACCGGCGGCCACCACCACGTCCATTTCCATCACCAGAAACTCGCCCTGCAACGACAACCGCGCGAAACGCCGCGTGGCGTTCCACTGCTCGGCCACACCCTGCGGCAACTCACCCTGCACGCGCAGCGCACAGCTGAAGGTGAAGTCGACGTAGCTGCCCTGCTCCACCGCCGCATTGCCGAAACGCACGGCGTAACCAATGCCCTGGCTGGCGCTGAGCAGCTGGACGATGCCGTTCTGCTCGGTTTCGTTAACGCGATAACCGGCGGCTTGCAGGACTTCGGTCAGGGATTTTGGCGATACGTGGGAGATCAATTGAGTCATCGTTTCTTCCTTGTTTATCCGTCTTTTAAATCAGTGCGAGAGCGCGGCTTGCGGCGCGTCGAATTGAGTCTTGTAAAGGTCATCGCCGAACCCCTGGGCCAGTTCATCGAACTTGACCCGGGCGCTGCCCGCGAAGGGCTGGCGGATCTTCATCACCTCGGCCACATCGATGTTTTCGTAGGCGGTGAGGATCTGTTTGGCGACGCCGTACATCTGCTGATTCTTGACTGAACATTGCTGCACTTGTGTGTCACGTTCAGTCAATTGCGCTTGAAGCTTAGACCGTTCTGCTTCTTTGGCACGGGCCATCACCAGCAAGTCGTCATAGGCTTTCTTGAACTTGCCGGTCTGCTCGGCGCTGGCCGCCACTTGCGCCTGAGCCTGGCTGTGCAGGCTCTGTTGCTGCCCGGAAAGCTGCTCGGCGAGGCCTTTGGCCTTGGCCAGTTCAGCGCTCAATTGCTTGATTTGCGCCTGCGCCGCCTTGACCTCGTTCTGCGCCGCCAGTTGTGCAGCGCTGGCCTGGGCCTGCTGGCTTTGCAGTGCCTGCAACTGCTGGGCGGTGCTGCGCAACTGGGTGCGCAAGCGCTCTTCCATGCCTTCGGCATTCGCCCCGGTGGCGATCAACAATCCAAGCCCAAGCGATAACAAACGCGTTTTCATAACCCTCTCCCGGCGCCTTAGAAGCGCGTGTTGAGCTCAAGCTGCAAGACGTCGATGTCGAACGGCGCGCCGTACACCGCTTCGGTACTCATCCAGCGACCCGTCGCATAAACGTTCTTCGCCAGACCGTAGTTGCCGCCGATGAAATAGCCCTTGGCGTTGGTGCCGCCGAGGTGGAACGAGGAGTCGTTGAAGCCGTCCGGCAAGGCATCCGGCTGGATGTATTTGTAGCCGGCGAACAGGTTCCAGTCGCCCTGCTTCTTCAGCTCCAGCGCGCTGCCGAGGGTGAACTGCACCATCCATGCATTGGCACCGCTTTCGATGTTGCCGTTGCTGTCGAGGTTGTTGACGATCTGCCCGGCAGAACGCTTGCGCATCTCGCCTTCGTCGTAGCTGAGGTTGTGGATGTAGTTGCCCTGGCTGCGCAACTTGAAATCTTCCGGCAAGTCGGCGTCCCACACCACGTTCAGATCCAGCAGGTTGAACTCGGAGGCCAGGCCAACGAATTGCGGCTGTGGCGTGGTGCTCGGGTTGAGCGGGTTCGGGGTGATGTCGCGCAGCAGGAACACGCTGTTGCCCTTCTGCATGAACGCCGCGCGGGTGCCGTCGCTGTCGCAACCCGGTGCGCCGGCCCACGGTTCGCAAGGGCTGGAACGTTCGCCCTGGATGTCGTCGAAACGGTAGTAAGCCAGTGCGCCCTTCAAGCGGTTGTTGCTGTTGATCGCCCACTTGGCGCCGACCTGTGCGCCGTACAACCACTTGTTGTCGCTCTCTTCCTTGTCGAAGCCGTTGCTGCTGGTGGTGTCGTTGGTGTAATCCACCGGGAACGCGCCGACAGTACCGAACACACCCCAATCGCGGTTGAGCTTGTGGTCGAAGATCGCCGCCACGCCGTCGAAATTCAAGTCGTTGGAATAGAGCATGTCGGTGGACATGAACGGGTTGGCGAAGCGCCCGCCAGTCAGGGTCAGTTCATCCGTCGGCTTCCAGTTCAGGTAACCCTGATCGAGCCAGATGTCCTTCTTGGCGAAACCGCCGCCGAGGCTTTGCGTGGTCGACACCGGGTTGTTGTCCGAGCCGGTGCCGATGCGAATACCGGCGGTCCATTCCGGCGAGATCACCGCTTTCATGCCCAGCCGTGCGCGGATACGGAACTGATTGGTGCGGTCTTCGCGGGTGTTGAGCAGCGGCGGCAGACTGGTGCTGCTGTTCGGATTGACGTCGTACGGGCCGTTGTTGTTGAGCTTGGCGAAGTCGACGATTTCGTTGCTGTTGGTATCCGAGTAGTAGCGCGATTCATCACGCAGACGAATGTCGCCATCAAAACTGATGCGCGAAGCCCAGTCCGGGAAGGTGTTGGGCGCGGCCCAGTTTTCCTGTTTGGCGGTGGCCATGACTTCGGCTTTGACCTGATCGCGGATCTGGTCGCGCACCGCTGCCGGCACGTATTGCACTCGCACATCACCCGGCGCCGCCACTGGCCCGGCCGCAACAGCGGTGGACGCCGCAGCCTGCTTGGCTTGGGCGGCTTCATTTTGTGCCTGGGCAATCAATGCGTCGGCCTTGTCCTGTTTCAAAATGCCCTGCTCGACCAGCAAGCGGATCAGATTGATCGTGGCGTTCTCCGAAGGCGCGGGCGCAGGCGCTGCCACGGCCTGACCGACCAGGGTCGCAACGACCATGCCGACCGCCAGGGACAATCGATTCACGTTGGAAATCATCTGCACACAACTCCTTTTGGCAAAGCTTGAAGGCTTGGCAATAAATATTCGGTTAACCCGGACGCCGCCCTTGCAGGGACAGGCGCACAGGCAAAGTGATAGAGGCCGGAGGCCGTTCGCTGAGGGCCGGCGCACCGCGCAGCGCGGCCAACACTTGCGTATCGATGTCGGGGTTGCCGCTGGACTTGATCAGCTCGACCCGGGTGATTTCGCCGACGCTGCTCAGCCAGACATCGGCCTGCAACGAGAACGCGAGGTTGCGCAGCTCAGGGTTCTCACGCAGCAAGCGCTGGAAGGTGAACGCCAGAAACTGGCTGTACGTCCCCGTGCCCAAACGTCCGCCGCCAGTGCCAGCCATACCGCCGCCCTTACCCGCGCCGATGTTGAAAGCGTCGCTGCCAGACTGTGCGTCACCGTCCATTTGCATCGGGTTGGCCAGATCGTCCGCCGGTGATGGCGGTGCTTCTTCCTCGGGCTTGACCTCTTGCGGCTCCGGCGTTGGCTCCGGCTCGACGACTTTTTCTTCCACCGGGGTCTCAGGTTCCGGCGGTTTCTCCGGCGGCGGAGGTGGCGGTGGCGGCAACGGAATGATCGTCGGCACCTTCGGCGCTTCGCGGCGGATGCCGCTCATGTCGTTGGCCCACTGCCACAGAAACCACGCGGCGAGCGCGCCGATCAGTAATCCGGCGCCCCACTTGGCATAACGCAGCGCGGGCTTTTTCACCGGCAACGGCTCGATCGGGAGTTGTGCGGTCATGACTCAGCCCTGACTCGGTTTGCCGGTGACGAGACCGACCTGGGACAGTTCGAGCCGGCGCAACAGATCCAGCACTTCGATGACTTTCTGGTATTGCACCGTCGCGTCGCCGCGCACGATCACCGGGAAGTCCGGACTCTGCGCCTTCTCGATGCGCAGGCGTTCTTCCAGCTCGGCCAGGGTCACCGGATAAGCGTCGAGGAACACCTGGCCGCCATCGTTGACCGAGATCGCCTTGGTCTTGGCTTCCGACAGCGATACGGCGGCGCTGGCCTTGGGCAGGTTGATCTGGATCCCGGAGACCTGCGCGGTCGCGGTGAGGATGAACATCACCAGCACCACCATCAGCACGTCGACCAGCGGGGTGATGTTGATGCTGTCCACCGCTGCATCTTCGTCATCGTCGTGGGAGGCATTTACAGACGCCATGTCAATGCTCCTCAGGCCGGTACGGAGTGGTTGGCGTGATGGCCGCGATGCGACGCCTCACTGAACTGGCTCTCGCCGTGCATCTCCGCCAGACGGGTGATGAACTCGTCGACGAACACGCGCATGTCGGCGCTGACTTCCTTGTTGCGGGTGATCAGGCGGTTGTAGCCAAACAGCGCCGGGATCGCGACGAACAGACCCATCGCGGTAGCGAGCAAAGCGGCGGCCATACCGGGTGCGATGGCATTGATGTTGACGTCGCCGGCCATTGCGGTGCCGAGGAACACCACCATGATCCCCAACACGGTGCCGAGCAGGCCGATGTATGGGCCGCCGGCGATGGCGTTGGACAGGGTCGAGAGCTTCGAGCTGAGCTGCTGGTTTTCGCGGGTGCGCACGCCGTCCATCGAGCAGCGGATCGCTTCGATAGTCGCTGCGGAAACCGACGAGGTATCGGCGCCCTGCTCACGCCGGGTGCGGATCTCTTTGACCGCCACCAGATACAGACGCCACAGCGACGAATGCTGCAGGCGCTGGGCGAGTTGCGCGTCGTCGGCGAACATCTCCAGACGCGTGCCGACCTTGGCGAACTGCACGCGGAAGTCTTCGTTGGCGGCAGACACGCGGCTGAGGGTGCGGTTCTTGCGCAGCATGATGATCCACGACTGAAACATCATCAGCACCAGCACGGCGATGATCACCCAGGCGTCGATGGGTACGGCGTTGAGCAGGAAGCCGAGGCTGCCGAAACCGAACCCGGACTGTTCTTCATCGACACCGTAAGCCACCAGCTTCGACTCGGCGCCCTGCGAGGTCGCGTCGGCCAGCAACAGCGGCGCCGGACGGGCGACTTTCGACAGGCGCAGTTCATCGATGGCGCCTACGAACGGCTGGAATGGACCTTCGTGCAGGTCGGCGCCGATAGCCATCACCGAGTTGAAAGCCGGCATCGCCTGAGCGAGAGTCGCGCCTTCACGGCCATTGATGTAAAGGGTGACTTTCGCGCCTTCAGCGGTCAGTGCGACGTGTTGCCATTGGCCCGGATTCAGCGCTTGCGTGGCGACGGCGCGTTGACCATCGATCTCCACAAACGGCACGCCTTGGTTGGCACCGATCAGCAGGCTGTTGGCGCCTTCACGACGGGTGAGAATCAGTTGCTCGCCATTGGCCTGGTCCAGACGCAACCAGGCACTGAAGGTGAACGCACTGCCGGCGTTGTGCTGCAACGAAGGACTGGCTGGCAGCAACAACGGCTGGCCGCTGAACTGCAACGCACGCCCTACTACACCGTCAATCGCCGCGCCGGTCGCACTTTGCGCGGTGTTGCCGTAGGCGGTGGTGTCTTTGGCCGGGGTGCCGGTGGCGCCCTCGAAGTGATACAGCACGGTGTAATTCGGGTCGAAGGTCAGTTGGCCGTTGCCGGTCGCCGGGGCCTTTTGATTGCCGTAATACATCCAGATGTCCTGGCGCTGACCGCCCTCGACATTCGGCACATCGACCCAGATCAGCGCCATGCCCATCAGCGCGTCAAAGCTTTCGATCTGATGATTGAGCACGGTCTTGTCATCGGCGGCGACAAAGCGCAGATCCGAACCATCCTCCTTCACCCCGTCAAAGGTGAAGTTGCCGGTGTGCAGGCGCACCAGCAGCGCGGTGCGGCCGAGGGCCTGATTGATCGCCGCGCCTTGTGGCGTGGTGTCGACGGCAATCTGTTTGCGGTAGTGCCAGTCGTCCTGCCACCAGGCCTGAGCCGTGGCCGGGAGCACGAAGCCCAGGC
This window encodes:
- a CDS encoding nitrite/sulfite reductase; the encoded protein is MYQYDDYDRALVFERVAQFRDQVERFMAGELSEEEFLPLRLQNGLYLQKHAYMLRVAIPYGTLSAEQMRTLASIASDYDRGYGHFTTRQNMQFNWIELAEVPDILERLAQVNMHAIQTSGNCVRNITTEAFAGVAADELIDPRPLAEILRQWSTINPEFLFLPRKFKIAICSAKQDRAAIMMHDIGLYLYPARDGQMLLRVIVGGGLGRTPILGLQIREGLPWQHLLSYVEAVLRVYNRHGRRDNKYKARIKILVKALGIEAFAREVEEEWQHLKDGPAQLTETEYQRVASAFVPPTYRVLADTDLDFGTRLAESPAFARWVARNVQPHKVAGYTSVVLSTKPGMASPPGDVTGAQMLAVADWSQRFGFGEIRIAHEQNIVLPDVPKSELHALWQLACKHDLGSANVGLLTDIIACPGGDFCALANAKSIPIAQAIQARFDNLDYLHDLGDISLNISGCMNACGHHHIGNIGILGVDKNGSEWYQITLGGAQGKNSALGKVIGPSFSAAEVPQVIERIIGTFVRYREHEELFVDTVARIGLEPFKERVYPKTLEAMA
- the ccoN gene encoding cytochrome-c oxidase, cbb3-type subunit I, with translation MSTATIGQAYNYKVVRQFVIATIFWGVVGMAMGVLIASQLVWPEMNLDLPWTTFGRLRPLHTSLVIFGFAGSAQFAASYYAVQRTCQVRLYSDTLAAFTFWGWQSVIVIMLITLPMGYTTTKEYAEIEFSGAVWMAVVWVAYAVVFFTTVVQRKTKHIYVGNWFFGAFILVIAMLHVVNHLSIPVDWFKSYPVYAGATDAMVQWWYGHNAVGFFLTTGFLGMMYYFVPKQVNRPVYSYRLSIVHFWALITLYIWAGPHHLHYTALPDWAQSLGMAMSLILLAPSWGGMINGMMTLSGAWHKLRTDPILRFLVLSLAFYGMSTFEGPMMAIKTVNALSHYTDWTIGHVHAGALGWVAMITFGATYHMVPKVFGREQMYSTPLINLHFWLATIGTVLYIASMWVNGITQGLMWRAINEDGTLTYSFVEALQASHPGFIVRFAGGVFFLTGMLLMAYNVWRTVRVADVALAHREAQIA
- a CDS encoding cbb3-type cytochrome c oxidase subunit 3 encodes the protein MTDIFFNVLGVVFLWLAVEYCLRRETADSLDEASMVPFADDPEVARRVELATGKPVKAVAPEVAKPGWINLEM
- a CDS encoding aspartate/glutamate racemase family protein; this encodes MRTIGLIGGMSWESSAEYYRLINQQVRDRLGPLRSAQMLMYNVDFGPVEQAQHAGRWDDAAAILVKAARSLEAGGAECVVLCTNTMHKVAEQIQAAISIPFLHIAEPAAHAALAIDARTVGLLGTAFTMEQDFLKQRLIAQGLTVLVPDEAERKEVHRIIYDELCVGVISEPSRQIYQRVIESLTARGAQAIILGCTEIGMLIKPEHSALPLLDTTELHAQSAVAFALGD
- a CDS encoding GNAT family N-acetyltransferase, with product MPEHNPAIHLERFNESHIEGITALYNDPAVARQVLQMPFQSTEVWRQRLLADNERAVKLVALHQGVVIGNLGLEAHSRMRRAHAGSFGMAVAVAWQGKGVGSTLLAAALDVADNWMNLHRVELTVYADNEAAIGLYQKFGFETEGLFRDYAVRDGHWVDTLSMARLRTRAKT
- a CDS encoding LysR family transcriptional regulator; its protein translation is MSFTEPAGRQGSAEYRWAQDKGDSWLIQAAAIDGDIAQYFLVSARCGCFMQAARSLNVRSTLLRKQLAQLEQELEHSLFSFQGSALSLTREGQQLQAKLVALANERKLPVIEQPLIRLAVAESILHDILGRDLIALLRRNASVRLEIIALDSELSLRAVSADIVLWLAHGDTPYPGPTFAIGKPQRLAKLDYLPHIAKRYSRVTARPDTPDDLADFMLVQWQHDRQIDSFRPWNELVEQRLAGVVQMQSYELMLEMIRCSACIGLLPAYMSRFDRGLIALPGLFAEPMQLQAWLAVNAESQEITEVQTLLDLIHHTFNERHEWFE
- a CDS encoding peptidylprolyl isomerase; the encoded protein is MKKPAMVISAAAVALLVVAVALVVRPGNDPVAAQQSSPLAAIAGGPALARLGNQQVTPEELQALLASVPAETREQLRGNRQALERWIRTRLAEKAVLEQADAQGWAQRPDVARQTRAASEQIVFRDYLRSVSEVPAEYPSAAELQQAYDAGKANWQTPALYRVSQIFLGVSDPQAVEAVRKQAAELSKKAQATPVEFAALATQYSQDRVTAERGGDSGLQPLQQLVPEVRGAVARLKVGAVSDPLQSAAGFHVIKLTEQQPARTATLDELRDQLTQALRAQRQEQIAQAYLDGMLNTATLSIDGAELNKVLGN